One genomic segment of Arthrobacter sp. Marseille-P9274 includes these proteins:
- a CDS encoding DUF4383 domain-containing protein has translation MSVSATRTGSRTAVQTAALVVGAAFLLVGVLGFVPGITSNFSELSFAGHHSGALLLGIFQVSVLHNLVHLLFGVGGLVLSRSRAAAKSYLVWGGGVYLVLWLYGLLIGHGTPANFVPVNTADNWLHFVLGVAMIGLGTALGRRRTSA, from the coding sequence ATGTCAGTTTCAGCCACTCGAACCGGCAGCCGTACCGCTGTCCAGACCGCGGCGCTGGTTGTCGGCGCCGCGTTCCTGTTGGTCGGGGTGCTCGGCTTCGTCCCGGGCATCACCTCCAACTTCTCGGAGCTCAGCTTCGCGGGGCACCACTCGGGCGCTCTGCTGCTGGGGATTTTCCAGGTGTCCGTGCTGCACAACCTCGTTCATCTGCTTTTCGGCGTCGGCGGACTGGTGCTGTCCCGAAGCCGGGCGGCAGCCAAGTCCTACCTGGTCTGGGGCGGCGGGGTGTACCTGGTGCTGTGGCTGTACGGGCTGCTCATCGGGCACGGCACTCCCGCGAACTTCGTTCCTGTTAACACGGCGGATAACTGGCTGCACTTCGTGCTGGGCGTGGCGATGATCGGCCTCGGCACGGCACTGGGCCGGCGCCGGACGTCGGCGTAG
- a CDS encoding Gfo/Idh/MocA family protein, which translates to MTIRTGVVGAGIMGADHAENLARNIGGSTLACVADIDGERAKAAASALGARAVTDPLELIHDDGVDAVVIASHDSTHPELVQACLDAGKPVLCEKPLASTAHEARRIVEAERAVRDERGVSPVSVGFMRRFDPGHVELRQALAEGGLGRPLLLHGISRNVSAAPGATSESAVTNSAIHELDAFPWLLDSPIAEVSWVPGVLASSEAAPGLQDPAFMMIRLRSGVLATLELFLNAGHGYSTQCEVVGERGTARVVEPAAAAYNLERKNYVAYPADWRPRFAEAYRRELQAWVRHLLEGTPSSLAKAEDGLRATLAADAMVRSMHDGGAFTPVAAA; encoded by the coding sequence GTGACCATTCGGACGGGCGTGGTCGGCGCGGGAATCATGGGTGCCGACCACGCGGAGAATCTGGCGAGGAACATCGGCGGCAGCACGCTGGCGTGCGTGGCCGACATCGACGGCGAACGGGCCAAGGCCGCGGCCTCGGCCCTGGGAGCCCGGGCCGTGACGGACCCGCTGGAGCTCATCCACGACGACGGCGTGGACGCGGTAGTTATCGCCTCCCACGACTCGACCCATCCGGAGCTGGTGCAGGCCTGCCTCGACGCGGGCAAGCCCGTGCTGTGCGAGAAACCGCTGGCCTCAACGGCGCACGAGGCGCGGCGGATCGTCGAAGCCGAGCGCGCGGTGCGCGACGAGCGCGGCGTTTCCCCGGTCAGCGTGGGCTTCATGCGCCGCTTCGACCCGGGCCATGTGGAACTGCGGCAGGCCCTGGCCGAAGGCGGACTCGGGCGGCCGCTGCTGCTGCACGGCATCAGCCGCAATGTCTCCGCCGCGCCCGGGGCAACCAGCGAATCCGCCGTCACGAATTCCGCGATCCACGAGCTGGATGCCTTCCCCTGGCTGCTGGACTCCCCGATCGCAGAGGTGTCCTGGGTGCCGGGCGTCCTTGCCTCGTCCGAGGCCGCCCCGGGACTGCAGGACCCGGCCTTCATGATGATCCGCCTCCGCTCCGGCGTGCTGGCCACGCTGGAGCTGTTCCTCAACGCCGGGCACGGCTACTCCACCCAGTGCGAAGTGGTCGGCGAACGCGGCACGGCCCGGGTAGTGGAACCGGCCGCCGCGGCCTACAACCTGGAGAGGAAAAACTACGTGGCGTACCCGGCGGACTGGCGGCCGCGCTTCGCCGAAGCCTACCGCCGCGAGCTGCAGGCCTGGGTCCGGCACCTGCTGGAGGGAACGCCGTCGTCGCTGGCCAAGGCGGAAGACGGGCTGCGCGCCACGCTCGCAGCGGACGCGATGGTGCGCTCGATGCACGACGGCGGCGCCTTCACCCCGGTGGCGGCCGCATGA
- a CDS encoding ATP-binding cassette domain-containing protein — MDNKKITQDTLLKGETDPLTSTPVHLLNLDKVGKHYGNIIALRDVTMAVDAGRVTCVLGDNGAGKSTLIKIIAGLHQHDEGTFTILGEDRKLSSPREALDSGIAAVYQDLAVVSLMPIWRNFFLGSELTTGFGPFKRLDVERMKEITKKELQDMGIDLRDVEQPIGQLSGGERQCVAIARAVHFGAKVLILDEPTAALGVKQSGVVLRYILQARDRGLGVIFITHNPHHAFPVGDRFLLLKRGKSIGYYNKKDITLEELTAQMAGGAELAELAHELEALGGHKDVVAEVEAEVEATEARRT; from the coding sequence ATGGACAACAAGAAGATCACCCAGGACACCCTGCTCAAGGGTGAAACCGACCCGCTGACCTCCACCCCGGTGCACCTGCTGAACCTGGACAAGGTGGGCAAGCACTACGGCAACATCATCGCCCTGCGCGACGTCACCATGGCGGTCGACGCCGGACGCGTGACCTGCGTGCTCGGGGACAACGGTGCGGGCAAGTCGACGCTGATCAAGATCATCGCCGGCCTGCACCAGCACGATGAAGGAACCTTCACCATCCTCGGCGAGGACCGCAAGCTGTCGTCGCCGCGCGAGGCACTGGACTCCGGCATCGCGGCCGTGTACCAGGACCTGGCGGTCGTGTCGCTGATGCCGATCTGGCGCAACTTCTTCCTCGGCTCGGAACTGACCACCGGTTTCGGACCCTTCAAGCGGCTCGACGTCGAGCGCATGAAGGAGATCACCAAGAAGGAACTGCAGGACATGGGGATCGACCTGCGCGACGTGGAGCAGCCGATCGGACAGCTCTCGGGCGGCGAACGCCAATGCGTGGCGATCGCCCGCGCCGTGCACTTCGGCGCCAAGGTCCTGATCCTCGACGAGCCGACGGCGGCCCTGGGCGTCAAGCAGTCCGGCGTCGTGCTGCGCTACATTCTGCAGGCCCGCGACCGCGGCCTCGGCGTCATCTTCATTACGCACAACCCGCATCACGCCTTCCCGGTCGGGGACAGGTTCCTGCTGCTGAAGCGCGGCAAATCCATCGGCTACTACAACAAGAAGGACATCACGCTCGAGGAACTCACCGCACAGATGGCAGGCGGCGCGGAACTGGCGGAGCTGGCCCACGAGCTGGAAGCCCTCGGCGGCCACAAGGACGTCGTGGCGGAAGTGGAAGCGGAAGTCGAAGCTACGGAAGCCCGGCGCACCTAG
- a CDS encoding ABC transporter permease yields MTIAATAPVTDERVGKKSTLSKILGRPEIGALVGAVALFIFFAAVAPVFLQPASIATVLYGASTIGIMAVGVSLLMIGGEFDLSTGVAVISSALMASLFSWYFSMNVWVGVVLALVMSLGVGFINGWILIKTKLPSFIVTLATFLMLTGLNLGLTRAIGGSVSTPSIANMDGFDSAKAIFASSVNIGGVEVKITVFIWIVMVAIASWILLRTRVGNWIFASGGDANAARAVGVPVVRTKIGLFMAVGFCAWVLGMHNLFAFATVQSGEGIGNEFLYIIAAVIGGCLLTGGYGSAIGGAIGAFIFGMANKGIVYAEWNPDWFKFFLGLMLLLATIVNLVVKRRAELK; encoded by the coding sequence ATGACCATCGCAGCAACAGCGCCGGTGACCGATGAACGGGTCGGCAAGAAAAGCACTCTGAGCAAGATCCTGGGCCGCCCGGAAATCGGCGCGCTGGTGGGGGCGGTCGCCCTCTTCATCTTCTTCGCAGCCGTCGCGCCTGTCTTCCTGCAGCCGGCGTCCATCGCCACCGTGCTCTACGGAGCCTCGACCATCGGCATCATGGCCGTGGGCGTCTCGCTGCTGATGATCGGCGGCGAATTCGACCTCTCCACCGGTGTTGCCGTGATCAGCTCGGCGCTGATGGCATCGCTCTTCAGCTGGTACTTCTCGATGAACGTCTGGGTCGGGGTGGTCCTGGCCCTGGTCATGTCGCTCGGCGTCGGCTTCATCAACGGCTGGATCCTGATCAAGACCAAGTTGCCGTCCTTCATCGTGACGCTGGCGACCTTCCTGATGCTGACCGGCCTGAACCTCGGCCTGACCCGCGCCATCGGCGGGAGCGTCTCCACGCCGTCGATCGCCAATATGGATGGCTTCGATTCCGCCAAGGCGATCTTCGCCTCCTCGGTCAACATCGGCGGCGTCGAGGTGAAGATCACCGTTTTCATTTGGATCGTCATGGTTGCGATCGCTTCGTGGATCCTGCTGCGGACCCGGGTCGGCAACTGGATCTTCGCTTCCGGCGGCGACGCCAATGCTGCCCGCGCCGTAGGCGTCCCGGTCGTCAGGACGAAGATCGGCCTGTTCATGGCCGTCGGCTTCTGCGCCTGGGTGCTCGGCATGCACAACCTCTTCGCCTTCGCGACCGTCCAGTCCGGTGAAGGCATTGGCAACGAGTTCCTCTACATCATCGCCGCGGTGATCGGCGGCTGCCTGCTGACCGGCGGCTACGGCTCGGCCATCGGCGGCGCGATCGGCGCCTTCATCTTCGGCATGGCGAACAAGGGCATCGTCTACGCCGAGTGGAACCCGGACTGGTTCAAGTTCTTCCTGGGCCTGATGCTCCTGCTGGCCACGATCGTCAACCTCGTGGTCAAGCGCCGGGCCGAGCTGAAGTGA
- a CDS encoding TIM barrel protein, translated as MSAPQGGVRLAVCAEMVYLDLPFEERVRRITDRGFDVELWDTRRHDTGKLAATGATFSSMTGYSAGSVIDPDSAADVLRTAAELIPTALELGASRMVVHPAALIDGLAARPAYRSAGRMWLTGLRTLEKLGALGERHGITFVLENLNTAVDHPGIPLARAKDTLDLVEGAGHPNVKMMLDLYHAQIGEGNLIELLRRAQPHIGEVQVADVPGRCEPGTGEINYPAVARALAEIGYEGTVGLEAWAESDSDLALDRFRAAFTVEASGLRPRP; from the coding sequence ATGAGCGCCCCGCAGGGCGGCGTCCGCCTGGCGGTCTGCGCGGAGATGGTCTACCTGGACCTGCCCTTCGAGGAGCGGGTCCGCCGCATCACCGACCGCGGCTTCGACGTCGAACTCTGGGACACGCGCCGGCACGACACCGGCAAGCTCGCCGCCACGGGAGCCACGTTCTCCTCCATGACCGGCTACTCCGCCGGCAGTGTGATCGACCCGGACTCCGCCGCCGACGTCCTGCGGACCGCCGCCGAGCTCATCCCGACGGCGCTCGAGCTCGGCGCCAGCCGCATGGTGGTCCACCCCGCCGCGCTGATCGACGGGCTGGCCGCCCGTCCGGCCTACCGCTCCGCCGGCCGGATGTGGCTGACCGGCCTGAGGACCCTCGAGAAGCTCGGCGCGCTCGGCGAGCGGCACGGCATCACCTTCGTCCTGGAGAACCTCAACACGGCCGTGGACCATCCGGGCATTCCGCTCGCCCGGGCCAAGGACACGCTGGACCTGGTGGAGGGCGCCGGGCATCCCAACGTCAAGATGATGCTGGATCTCTACCACGCGCAGATCGGCGAGGGGAACCTGATCGAACTGCTCCGGCGGGCGCAGCCGCACATCGGCGAGGTCCAGGTGGCGGACGTGCCCGGCCGGTGCGAGCCGGGCACCGGGGAGATCAACTATCCCGCCGTGGCCCGTGCCCTGGCGGAAATCGGCTACGAAGGCACGGTCGGCCTGGAGGCCTGGGCCGAATCGGACAGTGACCTGGCCCTGGACCGCTTCCGGGCGGCCTTCACCGTCGAGGCCTCGGGGCTCAGGCCTCGACCTTGA
- the sigK gene encoding ECF RNA polymerase sigma factor SigK translates to MRLPWLRSAEPSPPTHEDLVRRVALGDEAAFEELYDAVSPQVFGLIRRVVRDPAQSEEVTQEVFVEVWQQAARFDADRGRAVSWILVIAHRRAVDRIRAAQASADRDLRQGIKEFQESYDDVQDIVEAKIEGERVLKALESLTRAQQEAIRLAYYGGYTQQEVANLLKVPVGTVKTRIRDGMIRLRDKLGVA, encoded by the coding sequence ATGCGACTGCCGTGGCTCCGCTCCGCCGAGCCTTCCCCGCCGACCCACGAGGACCTGGTCCGCCGGGTCGCGCTGGGCGACGAGGCGGCGTTCGAGGAGCTTTACGACGCGGTGTCGCCGCAGGTGTTCGGGCTGATCCGCCGGGTGGTGCGGGACCCGGCGCAGAGCGAGGAAGTCACGCAGGAAGTCTTCGTGGAGGTCTGGCAGCAGGCGGCGCGTTTCGACGCCGACCGCGGGCGGGCCGTCTCATGGATCCTCGTGATCGCGCACCGACGGGCCGTGGACCGGATCCGGGCGGCGCAGGCCAGCGCGGACCGGGACCTGCGGCAGGGCATCAAGGAATTCCAGGAGAGTTACGACGACGTGCAGGACATCGTCGAGGCGAAGATCGAGGGCGAACGGGTGCTCAAGGCGCTCGAGAGCCTCACCCGGGCACAGCAGGAGGCGATCCGGCTGGCCTACTATGGCGGTTACACGCAGCAGGAAGTAGCCAACCTGCTCAAAGTGCCGGTGGGCACGGTGAAGACGCGGATTCGCGACGGCATGATCAGGCTCAGGGACAAGTTGGGGGTGGCGTGA
- a CDS encoding Gfo/Idh/MocA family oxidoreductase, protein MKHLTLGLAGVGRIGSMHAHNIMGLRPVLEERGVRLRLLVTDVAADYARSVAEALGAEAVPSADVLLDGGVDGLVVATGTGTHPELIRAGVDAGVPVFCEKPVAGNVADSLPVVDHVREHGGVVQIGHQRRFDTGYLEARRRYQAGELGWIHSLRAVTGDMFPPPVEFLATSGGLFRDCSVHDFDILRWLTGRDIVEVYARGSNNGDPAIGQVGDVDTALAVVTLDDGTVGTVSATRYNGAGHDVRLEIQGSRASVMVGLDDRTALRSTEPSAGFPRGEPHRTFAERFEAAYRAEMLAFLELVQSQRENPCTPEDAVAASKVADAAQLSLETGVPVKVEA, encoded by the coding sequence ATGAAGCACCTGACCCTCGGCCTGGCCGGCGTCGGCCGGATCGGCAGCATGCACGCGCACAACATCATGGGCCTGCGCCCCGTGCTGGAGGAACGCGGTGTCCGCCTGCGCCTGCTCGTCACGGACGTGGCGGCGGACTACGCCCGTTCCGTCGCCGAGGCCCTCGGGGCGGAGGCCGTGCCGTCGGCGGACGTGCTGCTGGACGGCGGGGTCGACGGCCTGGTGGTAGCCACCGGCACGGGCACGCACCCGGAGCTGATCCGGGCCGGGGTCGACGCCGGCGTGCCGGTCTTCTGCGAGAAGCCCGTCGCCGGGAACGTGGCGGACTCGCTGCCCGTTGTGGACCATGTCCGCGAGCACGGCGGCGTGGTCCAGATCGGGCACCAGCGCCGCTTCGACACCGGCTACCTGGAGGCCAGGCGCAGGTACCAAGCGGGGGAACTGGGCTGGATCCACTCCCTCCGCGCCGTCACGGGGGACATGTTCCCGCCCCCGGTCGAATTCCTGGCGACCTCGGGCGGGCTCTTCCGCGACTGCTCCGTGCACGACTTCGATATCCTGCGCTGGCTGACCGGCAGGGACATCGTGGAGGTCTACGCGCGCGGCTCCAACAACGGTGACCCCGCGATCGGCCAGGTCGGCGACGTCGACACGGCCCTCGCCGTCGTTACTCTTGACGACGGTACGGTGGGGACCGTTTCGGCCACCCGGTACAACGGCGCAGGCCATGACGTGCGGCTGGAAATCCAAGGCTCGAGGGCCTCGGTCATGGTCGGGCTGGACGACAGAACCGCCCTGCGGTCCACGGAGCCGAGTGCCGGTTTCCCGCGGGGTGAGCCGCACCGCACCTTCGCAGAGCGGTTCGAGGCGGCGTACCGGGCCGAAATGCTGGCCTTCCTCGAGCTGGTCCAGAGTCAGCGGGAGAATCCGTGCACTCCGGAAGACGCCGTGGCCGCGTCGAAGGTTGCCGACGCGGCGCAGCTCTCGCTGGAGACCGGCGTGCCGGTCAAGGTCGAGGCCTGA
- a CDS encoding anti-sigma factor produces the protein MRALAAAAGVLLLAGAGLTGWALGQSAENNRLEQQLAQAQQTQGAMLGILTSEDAKVSTARMADGAVVTVAYAPSLNQGAVTAHGLPDLPAGKTYELWLQHDNVMVPAGLMSSAAPGSPMMTLLEGQLSGATAVGITVEPAGGSPAPTTEPIMVQEL, from the coding sequence GTGCGGGCGCTGGCCGCGGCGGCGGGAGTGCTGCTGCTGGCCGGCGCGGGGCTGACCGGCTGGGCGCTCGGGCAGTCGGCCGAAAACAACCGGCTCGAACAGCAGCTGGCGCAGGCCCAGCAGACCCAGGGCGCGATGCTCGGGATCCTCACGTCCGAGGACGCGAAGGTGTCCACAGCGCGGATGGCGGACGGCGCCGTCGTTACCGTTGCCTACGCGCCCTCGCTCAACCAGGGCGCGGTCACGGCGCACGGCCTGCCGGACCTGCCCGCCGGCAAGACCTACGAGCTGTGGCTCCAGCACGACAACGTCATGGTCCCCGCCGGCCTGATGTCCAGCGCGGCCCCCGGATCGCCCATGATGACGCTGCTCGAGGGGCAGCTCTCGGGCGCGACGGCCGTCGGCATCACGGTCGAGCCCGCCGGCGGATCACCGGCGCCGACCACCGAGCCGATCATGGTGCAGGAGCTGTAG
- a CDS encoding LacI family DNA-binding transcriptional regulator, producing MERDQQPGGRPGRRPTLADVAAASGVSRALASIVMRGAEGAGEATRERVLETARQLGYRPDSRARLLRSRRTRLLGITFTVSEPFHGEIVESIYAAAEAAGFEVLLSAVGARRPEGRAVETLLDAGVEAALMISPSSAAADLAALARQVPVISLLSAAAPGIDAVSSDDAAGIRAAVQHLASLGHRDIAHVDGGEAVASAERRAAYGRSMREAGLGECIRVLHGGAHEADGIAAAGELLIGRRPTAVVAFNDRCALGILEAAWRGGLKVPDDLSVVGYDDSQLARLDHIRLTSVSQDAAGLAEAAVACAAARIRSEEPDGLVLQPSLVVRSTTGPAPH from the coding sequence GTGGAGCGAGATCAGCAGCCCGGCGGACGGCCGGGGCGCAGGCCGACGCTGGCCGACGTGGCCGCGGCGTCCGGGGTCTCACGCGCCCTCGCGTCCATCGTGATGCGCGGCGCGGAAGGCGCCGGCGAGGCGACGCGGGAACGGGTGCTCGAAACCGCCCGGCAGCTGGGTTACCGCCCTGACTCCCGCGCGCGGCTCCTGCGCAGCCGCCGGACCCGCCTGCTCGGAATCACGTTCACTGTGTCTGAGCCTTTCCACGGGGAGATCGTCGAGTCCATCTACGCCGCCGCCGAGGCCGCGGGCTTCGAGGTGCTGCTCAGCGCTGTCGGCGCGCGACGGCCCGAGGGACGGGCGGTGGAGACTCTCCTTGATGCCGGCGTCGAGGCAGCGCTGATGATCTCGCCCTCCTCCGCCGCGGCAGACCTCGCCGCGCTGGCCAGACAGGTGCCGGTGATTAGCCTCCTCAGCGCAGCCGCCCCCGGGATCGACGCCGTGAGCAGCGATGACGCGGCCGGCATCCGGGCAGCCGTGCAGCACCTGGCCTCGCTGGGGCATCGGGACATCGCGCACGTCGACGGAGGGGAGGCCGTCGCCTCGGCCGAGCGCCGCGCCGCCTACGGAAGAAGCATGCGGGAGGCCGGGCTCGGAGAGTGCATCCGGGTCCTCCACGGCGGGGCGCACGAAGCTGACGGCATCGCCGCCGCCGGCGAACTTCTCATCGGCCGCCGCCCCACCGCGGTTGTGGCCTTCAACGACCGCTGCGCCCTGGGCATCCTCGAGGCTGCCTGGCGGGGCGGGCTGAAGGTGCCGGACGACCTGTCCGTGGTCGGCTACGACGACAGCCAGCTCGCCCGGCTCGACCACATCCGGCTGACCTCGGTCAGCCAGGACGCCGCGGGGCTTGCCGAGGCCGCCGTTGCCTGCGCCGCGGCCCGGATCCGCTCGGAGGAGCCCGACGGCCTGGTCCTCCAGCCGAGCCTCGTCGTCCGTTCCACGACCGGCCCCGCGCCGCACTGA
- a CDS encoding Gfo/Idh/MocA family oxidoreductase: MAYLERTPARPIPVRLALIGSGWIGAFHAESAATRIAGTRLEAIADPALDAATALADRLGVAKVTADAADLWSDPDIDGVIIAAPARFHSSLIAQAAAAGKHVFCEKPAARTVEELDGALAAVESAGVELQIGFNRRFAADFASAKRTVEAGTIGEPRLLRSLTRDPGTAEGIPQAGRIPAGTIFLETLIHDFDTLNWFNQGAVPEQVHVMADALVEPGLKDQGFLDTAVATIRYSNGAIAVAEANFSALYGYDVRGEVFGSAGMVTAGSLQETAATAYTQQGFSGGTPRLNVELFHDAYTAELAHFAELVRSRRDGTPRPPAAAPGGGDARAALAVALACIKSVETGGTVNISDVAALSPSPAATR; the protein is encoded by the coding sequence ATGGCATATCTCGAGCGGACGCCTGCCCGGCCGATACCGGTCCGGCTGGCCCTCATCGGCTCCGGCTGGATCGGGGCCTTCCATGCCGAAAGCGCCGCGACCCGCATCGCCGGCACCCGCCTTGAAGCCATCGCCGATCCGGCCCTCGACGCCGCCACGGCACTCGCCGACCGGCTCGGCGTGGCCAAGGTGACCGCGGACGCCGCCGACCTGTGGAGCGATCCGGACATCGACGGCGTCATCATCGCCGCGCCGGCCCGCTTCCATTCCTCCCTGATAGCCCAGGCTGCTGCCGCCGGGAAACACGTCTTCTGCGAGAAGCCCGCGGCAAGGACCGTGGAAGAACTCGACGGCGCCCTCGCCGCAGTGGAATCGGCCGGCGTCGAACTGCAGATCGGTTTCAACCGCCGCTTCGCCGCCGACTTCGCCTCAGCCAAGCGCACGGTGGAAGCCGGCACCATCGGCGAACCGCGGCTGCTGCGTTCCCTGACCCGCGATCCCGGAACCGCCGAGGGCATCCCGCAGGCGGGCCGGATTCCGGCCGGGACGATCTTCCTCGAAACCCTGATCCACGATTTCGACACCCTGAACTGGTTCAACCAGGGCGCCGTGCCGGAGCAGGTCCACGTCATGGCGGACGCACTGGTCGAGCCCGGGCTGAAGGACCAGGGCTTCCTCGATACCGCCGTCGCCACGATCCGGTACAGCAACGGCGCGATCGCCGTCGCCGAGGCCAACTTCAGCGCCCTCTACGGCTACGACGTTCGGGGCGAGGTATTCGGCTCGGCCGGCATGGTCACCGCGGGATCGCTGCAGGAGACGGCCGCCACGGCCTATACCCAGCAGGGCTTCAGCGGCGGCACGCCCCGGCTGAACGTGGAGCTCTTCCACGACGCCTACACCGCCGAACTGGCCCATTTCGCCGAACTGGTCCGCAGCCGCCGCGACGGCACGCCGAGACCGCCCGCCGCTGCGCCCGGAGGCGGCGATGCGCGGGCGGCCCTCGCCGTCGCCCTGGCCTGCATCAAGTCCGTGGAAACCGGCGGCACAGTCAACATCAGCGACGTTGCCGCCCTCTCTCCCTCCCCGGCGGCCACCCGATGA
- a CDS encoding fasciclin domain-containing protein, with protein MATYPRMSGLVGLAAAAALGLTACGGAGSSSGEAAEDNMSTGTPMETSAPATGTMDPAANLVGPGCADYAGQVPDGAGSVEGMAQDPVATAASNNPLLTTLTAAVSGKLNPDVDLVDTLNGGEFTVFAPVDSAFEKVPAKSIDALKTDSDALTSTLTYHVVPGRIAPDKLTGELETVQGEPVEIAGSGDELKVNDASVVCGGVQTANATVYLIDTVLVPPAK; from the coding sequence ATGGCTACGTACCCGAGGATGAGCGGACTGGTCGGTCTGGCGGCCGCGGCGGCCCTGGGGCTGACCGCGTGCGGCGGCGCCGGCAGCTCCAGCGGCGAGGCGGCCGAGGACAATATGAGCACCGGAACGCCGATGGAGACCTCGGCGCCGGCCACCGGGACGATGGATCCGGCGGCGAATCTCGTGGGGCCGGGCTGCGCGGACTACGCCGGCCAGGTGCCGGACGGGGCGGGGTCCGTGGAGGGAATGGCGCAGGATCCGGTGGCGACGGCCGCGTCGAACAACCCGCTGCTGACCACGCTGACCGCGGCCGTATCCGGCAAGCTGAATCCCGACGTCGACCTGGTGGACACGCTCAACGGCGGCGAGTTCACGGTGTTCGCGCCGGTGGACTCGGCGTTCGAGAAGGTGCCGGCCAAGAGCATCGACGCGCTGAAGACGGACTCCGACGCGCTGACCAGCACCCTGACCTACCACGTGGTGCCCGGCCGGATCGCGCCGGACAAGCTCACCGGCGAGCTGGAGACGGTGCAGGGCGAGCCGGTGGAGATCGCGGGCAGCGGCGACGAGCTGAAGGTCAACGATGCGAGCGTGGTGTGCGGCGGCGTCCAGACGGCCAACGCCACTGTCTACCTGATCGATACGGTTCTGGTGCCTCCGGCCAAGTAA
- a CDS encoding Gfo/Idh/MocA family protein yields MSAVDNARPDRVHDRLPARLPESRVPASRDAPPLRWGIAGPGWIAERFAASLQQHTRQQLAAVGSRSLERSAGFAARFGIPAAYGSYRELAEAPDVDIVYVATPHNHHHRVALEALDAGKHVLVEKPIGINAAQAEEIAELARARGLFAAEALWTFFLPKFDVVRQLLDGGHLGQVVSVMAEYGEHFEPGHRIFDADLAGGPLLDLGTYPLAFITALLGHPEEVCALGTPHPEGVNGQISAVMQFPGGAHAVTNTNLYGFTPTAATVVGTRATLTIDGPFNFPGGFTVKGHDGGELRYEGEPGGHLEGLHYQAAAVARAIAAGRREVEERPMAESIRFLRLADELRRQLGIRFPEEARQAPAASLPNQ; encoded by the coding sequence ATGAGCGCCGTGGACAACGCCCGCCCCGACCGGGTGCACGACCGCCTGCCCGCCCGGCTGCCCGAGAGCCGCGTGCCCGCCTCGCGCGATGCGCCGCCGCTGCGCTGGGGAATCGCCGGACCCGGCTGGATCGCCGAGCGCTTCGCGGCCTCGCTGCAGCAGCACACCCGGCAGCAGCTGGCGGCGGTGGGCTCCCGGTCACTGGAACGCTCCGCCGGATTCGCCGCCCGCTTCGGCATCCCGGCCGCCTACGGCAGCTACCGTGAACTGGCCGAGGCGCCGGACGTCGACATCGTCTACGTGGCGACCCCGCACAACCACCATCACCGGGTGGCGCTGGAGGCGCTCGACGCCGGCAAGCACGTGCTGGTGGAGAAGCCCATCGGCATCAACGCGGCGCAGGCCGAAGAGATCGCCGAGCTGGCGCGGGCCCGGGGCCTGTTCGCCGCGGAGGCGCTGTGGACGTTCTTCCTGCCAAAGTTCGACGTCGTCCGGCAGCTGCTGGACGGAGGCCACCTGGGGCAGGTGGTGTCCGTGATGGCGGAGTACGGCGAGCACTTCGAGCCCGGGCACCGGATCTTTGACGCCGACCTCGCCGGCGGGCCGCTGCTGGACCTCGGCACCTATCCGCTCGCCTTCATTACCGCGCTGCTCGGCCACCCGGAGGAAGTCTGCGCGCTCGGGACTCCGCACCCGGAGGGCGTGAACGGGCAGATCTCGGCGGTGATGCAGTTCCCCGGCGGGGCCCACGCCGTAACCAACACGAACCTGTACGGCTTTACCCCGACTGCGGCCACCGTCGTCGGAACCCGGGCCACGTTGACCATCGACGGGCCGTTCAATTTCCCCGGCGGATTCACGGTGAAGGGCCACGATGGCGGCGAGCTGCGCTACGAAGGCGAGCCCGGCGGCCATCTCGAAGGGCTGCACTACCAGGCGGCCGCCGTGGCCCGCGCCATCGCGGCCGGGCGGCGGGAGGTCGAGGAACGGCCGATGGCCGAATCGATCCGGTTCCTGCGGCTGGCCGACGAGCTGCGCCGGCAGCTGGGAATCCGTTTCCCGGAGGAAGCACGCCAGGCTCCGGCCGCGAGCCTGCCCAACCAGTAA